Proteins encoded together in one Pantoea sp. CCBC3-3-1 window:
- a CDS encoding SDR family oxidoreductase, which yields MSAKTVLITGALSGIGEECCRQFANNGYNVIFSGRNTRRGEELQEELRNVNSHSYFVLADVVIEEQVVSLIEKACQIYGKIDTLINSAGTEG from the coding sequence ATGTCAGCAAAAACAGTTCTAATAACAGGTGCGCTTTCCGGAATTGGCGAAGAATGTTGTCGCCAGTTTGCGAATAACGGTTATAACGTAATATTTTCCGGTAGAAATACCAGGCGAGGCGAGGAACTACAAGAGGAGTTGAGGAACGTTAATTCTCATAGCTACTTTGTGCTCGCTGATGTTGTGATTGAAGAACAAGTCGTCTCTTTAATAGAAAAAGCCTGTCAAATATACGGTAAGATTGACACGTTAATTAACAGCGCGGGAACAGAAGGCTAG
- a CDS encoding ParA family protein, which translates to MKILPVISPKGGEGKSTFAAYVAGFLADAGLNTLLVDADYSQPTASSIFALEHEAPFGLYELLMQMVSDHTQCISQTAIKNLDVIYSNDPDELLPTAMLHAADGRLRLRNILQHPFFSRYDAIIVDSKGATGVMTELSLLSSSGNVMGVVKPILPDVREFIRGSLHMLTRLKTYENYGIRLPDISILVNCIENTLLDREAMDGLAAIINGKHYDATALGNRDVYRLLDTRIEALDIFKLGHVKQQPVHRLEYKTRRKGTAAAVTMHDLACELFPEWKSRFSDVLTREVRHV; encoded by the coding sequence ATGAAAATACTTCCCGTTATCTCTCCCAAGGGTGGAGAAGGCAAATCCACGTTTGCTGCTTACGTTGCTGGCTTTCTTGCTGACGCCGGCCTGAACACCCTTCTTGTCGATGCGGATTATTCCCAGCCGACTGCCAGCAGTATCTTTGCGCTGGAGCATGAAGCGCCTTTCGGCCTGTATGAGCTGCTGATGCAGATGGTCAGTGACCACACACAGTGCATTTCACAGACCGCCATAAAAAATCTTGATGTCATCTACTCCAACGACCCGGACGAGCTGTTGCCGACGGCGATGCTCCATGCTGCTGATGGTCGTCTGAGACTGCGTAATATACTTCAGCATCCTTTCTTTAGCCGTTACGACGCCATCATTGTGGATTCAAAAGGCGCAACAGGCGTCATGACCGAACTGTCTCTCCTGTCATCGTCCGGGAACGTGATGGGGGTGGTAAAACCCATTCTGCCGGACGTCCGCGAATTTATCCGCGGTTCCCTTCATATGCTTACCCGCCTGAAAACGTATGAAAATTACGGTATCCGCCTCCCGGATATTTCCATTCTCGTCAACTGTATCGAAAACACCCTGCTGGACCGTGAAGCGATGGACGGCCTTGCCGCCATCATTAATGGAAAACATTACGACGCCACTGCGCTGGGCAACCGGGACGTTTATCGTCTGCTCGACACCCGTATCGAGGCGCTGGATATTTTCAAGCTCGGGCACGTCAAGCAGCAGCCCGTGCATCGTCTGGAGTACAAAACGCGGCGCAAAGGCACGGCCGCAGCCGTCACCATGCACGACCTCGCCTGCGAACTGTTCCCGGAGTGGAAATCCCGCTTCAGTGACGTTCTGACCCGGGAGGTGCGCCATGTCTGA
- a CDS encoding SDR family NAD(P)-dependent oxidoreductase yields the protein MNISSQAGLVGIPGASVYAASKHAVNGLTRSAALEVAAKGVRVNAIAPGPVETDMFDRFVGRNEEAKAEFLSRMPTGRIATTGEIAGTALFLASDAARSIIGQIITVDGGYSVG from the coding sequence ATTAATATCTCTTCGCAAGCCGGATTGGTCGGGATCCCAGGGGCAAGCGTATACGCCGCCAGTAAACACGCAGTCAATGGGCTTACACGTTCCGCAGCACTGGAGGTTGCAGCTAAAGGCGTCAGGGTTAATGCAATTGCACCGGGCCCCGTAGAGACTGATATGTTTGACCGCTTTGTTGGTCGGAATGAAGAAGCGAAAGCAGAATTTCTCAGTAGAATGCCTACCGGACGTATAGCCACCACAGGGGAGATTGCTGGCACAGCTCTATTCCTCGCTTCTGATGCAGCTCGATCCATCATAGGACAAATTATTACAGTTGATGGTGGATACTCGGTTGGTTAG
- a CDS encoding PTS sugar transporter subunit IIC, translated as MNTLATTLFGVIENQISPVAARLSSQRHVVAIKDGFIAAMPFLIVGSFMLLFSHPPFSEKSQWGFAQWWLGMVRQYNSQLMMPYNMTMGIMAVYITGTIAYNLAQSYKMNGLMAASLALMSFLVVAAPQKDGALSVSSLGGEGIFTAILIALYCTELMHFLQKYNIGFKLPEQVPPKIRQSFDLLIPILLIFLTLYPFNLFLESHFGLLLPQAIMAMFAPIISAADSLPAVLIAVLLCHLLWFAGIHGAAIVGGLLQAFWLSNLGLNQEALNAGEAIPKVFIEPFWQFFIVVGGSGGTMGLVLLYLRSRSAHLRSIGRLGLVPSMFNINEPIIFGSPVVMNPLLFIPFILTPLINAVIAWTATRTDLVNHVISLAPWTTPGPIGAAWSTGWDWRAIVLVFLLIGLSTLIYYPFFKMYERQLLAQENEQEAAMSEVTLTEEMK; from the coding sequence ATGAACACACTGGCGACTACGCTGTTTGGCGTGATTGAGAATCAAATCAGTCCGGTTGCGGCAAGGCTTTCATCACAGCGGCACGTGGTGGCAATCAAAGATGGTTTTATTGCTGCGATGCCCTTTCTGATTGTCGGCTCGTTTATGCTGCTTTTTTCCCATCCGCCTTTTAGCGAGAAGAGCCAGTGGGGATTCGCACAATGGTGGTTAGGCATGGTTCGACAATATAACAGCCAGCTGATGATGCCCTATAACATGACCATGGGCATTATGGCGGTTTATATTACCGGAACAATTGCCTATAACCTGGCACAAAGTTATAAAATGAACGGACTCATGGCGGCGTCACTGGCTCTAATGTCATTCCTGGTCGTTGCCGCCCCACAAAAGGATGGTGCGCTTTCGGTCAGTTCATTAGGCGGAGAAGGCATATTCACCGCTATTCTGATCGCGCTTTACTGCACGGAATTAATGCATTTCTTACAGAAATATAATATCGGTTTTAAATTACCTGAACAGGTGCCGCCAAAAATACGGCAATCTTTCGATCTGCTTATTCCGATCCTGCTGATTTTTTTAACGCTCTATCCTTTTAATCTGTTCCTTGAAAGCCATTTTGGGCTGCTGTTGCCACAAGCGATTATGGCAATGTTCGCTCCCATTATCTCGGCGGCCGATTCCCTCCCCGCGGTGCTGATTGCCGTGCTGCTTTGCCACCTGCTCTGGTTTGCCGGTATTCATGGCGCAGCAATTGTTGGCGGCCTTCTGCAAGCGTTCTGGCTGAGCAATCTTGGCCTGAATCAGGAAGCGCTGAACGCGGGAGAAGCCATTCCTAAAGTGTTTATTGAACCGTTCTGGCAATTTTTCATCGTAGTTGGCGGCTCGGGCGGAACCATGGGCCTGGTGCTGCTTTATCTGCGCAGCCGGTCTGCCCATTTACGCTCGATCGGGCGACTGGGGCTGGTGCCCAGCATGTTCAACATCAACGAACCGATTATCTTCGGTTCGCCGGTAGTGATGAATCCCCTGCTGTTTATTCCTTTTATTCTCACGCCGTTGATCAACGCCGTTATCGCCTGGACGGCTACCCGCACCGACCTGGTTAACCACGTTATTTCGCTGGCTCCCTGGACTACGCCAGGTCCGATTGGCGCGGCCTGGTCGACAGGCTGGGACTGGCGGGCAATCGTGCTGGTGTTTCTGCTTATCGGATTGTCGACGCTGATTTATTACCCTTTCTTCAAAATGTACGAGCGCCAGCTGCTGGCTCAGGAAAACGAGCAGGAAGCCGCCATGTCGGAAGTGACACTGACCGAGGAGATGAAATGA
- the dnaB-PI gene encoding SPI-7-type island replicative DNA helicase — protein sequence MSEMIMPCSYEAEQAVLGGLMLDNDRWDEVILQISPEDLFSRPHRMVFRVMAELAGEGLPLDLITITERLETRGDLVHCGGFAYLAEMSKNTPSAANILAYAGVVAEKSRLRQLMTVGNSLLSDVQAPKANSAGILELAEGKLFNIAEQGAMQLNSETGVNEALDKLLTQLESMTASDGLTGTPTGFSELDAMTCGLQPGDLALLAARPSMGKTSLAMASCTAAVRGKPDDFVFVFSLEMPAEQLMMRLLAMEGRVELSRLRSGNMDDEDWARVSEATGRIIEWQNRLIIDDTSYQTPATLRARARRYVRKYGRPSLIMLDYLQLVRSPEQENRTQEISEISRSLKALGKELGCPVLALSQLNRQVEQRPDKRPNNGDLRDSGALEQDADLIMFIYRDEVYNPTTPDTGVAEIIVGKQRQGPTGTVKIKFDGRYTLFSAFQEGSYDFGYHSGRKEA from the coding sequence ATGTCTGAGATGATAATGCCCTGCTCCTATGAGGCTGAGCAGGCCGTGCTCGGCGGACTGATGCTTGATAACGACCGGTGGGATGAGGTGATACTGCAAATCTCCCCGGAAGATTTGTTTTCCCGGCCGCACCGCATGGTCTTCCGGGTAATGGCTGAGCTCGCCGGCGAGGGGCTGCCGCTCGATCTCATTACCATCACTGAGCGCCTTGAAACCCGGGGTGATCTGGTTCATTGCGGTGGTTTCGCCTATCTGGCTGAAATGAGTAAAAACACGCCGTCTGCCGCCAATATCCTGGCTTACGCGGGAGTTGTGGCGGAGAAAAGCCGCCTGCGGCAGCTCATGACGGTGGGTAACAGTCTTCTTTCCGATGTGCAGGCCCCGAAAGCGAACTCGGCGGGCATCCTTGAGTTGGCCGAAGGTAAGCTGTTCAACATTGCTGAACAGGGCGCCATGCAGCTCAACAGTGAGACCGGCGTTAACGAGGCGCTGGATAAACTGCTGACGCAGCTGGAAAGCATGACCGCCAGCGACGGCCTCACCGGGACACCGACCGGATTCAGTGAGCTGGATGCGATGACCTGTGGTCTGCAGCCCGGCGATCTGGCGCTTCTGGCTGCACGCCCGTCAATGGGTAAAACCTCCCTGGCGATGGCGTCCTGCACCGCGGCCGTAAGAGGAAAACCTGACGATTTCGTCTTTGTGTTCAGCCTTGAAATGCCCGCAGAGCAGCTGATGATGCGCCTGCTGGCGATGGAAGGCCGGGTGGAGCTGAGCCGGCTTCGCAGCGGCAATATGGACGATGAGGACTGGGCCCGGGTGTCTGAGGCCACCGGTCGCATCATTGAGTGGCAAAACCGCCTCATTATCGATGACACCAGTTACCAGACTCCGGCCACACTGCGCGCCCGAGCCCGGCGTTATGTCCGTAAATACGGCCGTCCCTCTCTCATCATGCTGGACTATCTGCAGCTTGTCCGTTCACCTGAGCAGGAAAACCGTACCCAGGAAATCTCAGAAATTTCCCGCTCGCTCAAGGCGCTTGGCAAGGAGCTGGGCTGCCCGGTACTGGCGCTTTCCCAGCTTAACCGCCAGGTGGAGCAGCGGCCCGATAAACGGCCCAACAATGGCGACCTGCGTGATTCAGGGGCGCTGGAGCAGGATGCGGACCTCATCATGTTTATTTACCGGGATGAGGTTTACAACCCCACGACCCCTGATACCGGGGTGGCTGAAATCATTGTCGGTAAACAGCGGCAGGGGCCAACCGGCACGGTGAAAATTAAGTTTGACGGGCGTTATACGCTGTTTTCGGCATTTCAGGAAGGCAGCTATGACTTCGGTTATCACAGCGGGAGGAAAGAGGCATGA
- a CDS encoding PTS lactose/cellobiose transporter subunit IIA yields MSEMSEMESTVMELIIHAGEARSASMQALQAARQHDWSEAESLLKSASEASRQAHKIQTALIGADEGCGKVPVNLILVHAQDHLMNAMLCRDLVEELIVLHKEIQEISKTATH; encoded by the coding sequence ATGAGTGAGATGTCGGAAATGGAAAGCACCGTAATGGAACTGATTATCCATGCGGGAGAAGCCCGCTCTGCCTCAATGCAGGCGCTTCAGGCTGCGCGGCAGCACGACTGGTCAGAGGCGGAAAGCCTGCTGAAAAGCGCCAGTGAGGCTTCGCGTCAGGCACATAAAATCCAGACGGCGCTGATTGGTGCCGATGAGGGCTGCGGCAAAGTGCCGGTGAACCTGATTCTGGTTCACGCTCAGGATCACTTAATGAACGCCATGCTCTGCCGCGATTTAGTTGAAGAGTTAATCGTCCTGCATAAGGAGATTCAGGAAATCAGCAAAACGGCGACGCATTAA
- a CDS encoding PTS sugar transporter subunit IIB: MIKILLCCSAGMSTSMVVQKMEKAAQQLAVESKIDAVGMEEFTEKLSDYDCCLLGPQIKYKLADFKKHADELNKPVAVINTMDYGMLNGEKILRAAISLVESHKGA; this comes from the coding sequence ATGATTAAAATATTATTATGTTGCTCCGCAGGTATGTCTACCAGCATGGTTGTACAGAAAATGGAAAAAGCCGCACAGCAGCTGGCTGTGGAATCAAAAATTGATGCGGTCGGAATGGAAGAATTTACTGAAAAACTGTCCGATTATGATTGCTGTCTGTTAGGACCACAAATTAAATATAAACTGGCTGATTTTAAAAAACATGCGGATGAGCTTAACAAGCCTGTCGCCGTGATTAATACAATGGATTACGGCATGCTCAATGGCGAAAAAATCCTTCGTGCTGCTATTTCACTGGTTGAGTCTCATAAGGGGGCTTAA
- a CDS encoding ParB family protein, producing the protein MSRKRSDVGAAMLQPGRQSQAAGNISVMPAAEMPMVLTLDQLSPNPDNPRTSRNPRYDDIKASIRSRGLDTVPKVTRDPDGEPDIYIFSDGGNTRYQILSELWQETGEDRFFRVHVLFKPWPGRLQCVIGHLAENEVRGDLSFIEKAKGIHNARAIYEEQLGKTVSLRQLSELLTREGLPVHNSTISRMEDALKYLYPWIPDLLESGLGRPQVAALLALRHDAERVWDAFCLLSDTGEKSFSDVFGQCCGRFNSPELWSQEMFRDELIGDLLQALPHPELDYDRWMMELDPKERNRRHHFGDPEPVALPAADKPETALPAIVSDEDESVPLSVSASRPEVPAVTPVPGNASSPSETPVNDTPRHEVQPDMYGAAPVISGEGGEVSGLVTFSEGHGEEDNSEDGLLSLLTPEPEVVTRDDAPLINDSLWHVPAHQDDIEHLQNTAFRLAWELGEVLGCEDEILPQRDSDISAGYGAAGEVCSEAAAFLLGLTGDAPAVHPAAGVCDLAVLFTGGPGERETPALNDDDAMKLLRLMRVMRRLRELQRGVKPEEEKTDE; encoded by the coding sequence ATGAGCCGTAAACGTTCTGATGTGGGGGCGGCCATGCTGCAGCCCGGACGCCAGTCGCAGGCAGCCGGCAATATCAGTGTTATGCCGGCGGCTGAAATGCCCATGGTGCTGACGCTCGACCAGTTAAGCCCCAATCCCGATAATCCGCGGACGTCGCGCAACCCGCGCTATGACGATATCAAGGCTTCCATCCGTTCGCGCGGGCTGGACACGGTGCCCAAGGTGACCCGGGATCCGGATGGTGAACCCGATATCTACATTTTCAGCGACGGCGGGAATACCCGCTATCAGATCCTGTCCGAACTGTGGCAGGAGACCGGCGAAGACCGGTTTTTCCGCGTCCACGTGCTGTTCAAACCGTGGCCGGGACGGCTGCAGTGCGTTATTGGCCATCTGGCAGAGAATGAGGTGCGCGGGGACCTGAGCTTTATTGAAAAGGCGAAGGGTATCCACAACGCCCGCGCTATCTATGAAGAGCAACTGGGAAAAACGGTTTCATTGCGCCAGTTGTCCGAGCTGCTGACCCGTGAAGGCCTGCCGGTTCATAATTCAACAATCAGCCGCATGGAAGACGCGCTGAAATACCTTTATCCGTGGATCCCTGACCTGCTGGAGTCCGGGCTCGGCAGGCCACAGGTGGCGGCCCTGCTGGCGCTCCGGCATGATGCGGAACGCGTGTGGGATGCGTTTTGCCTGCTTTCAGACACAGGAGAAAAATCCTTCAGCGACGTTTTTGGCCAGTGTTGTGGCCGCTTCAACTCGCCGGAACTGTGGTCTCAGGAGATGTTCCGTGATGAACTGATCGGTGATTTACTCCAGGCATTGCCCCACCCGGAGCTGGACTATGACCGCTGGATGATGGAGCTTGACCCCAAAGAACGCAACCGCCGGCATCACTTTGGTGACCCGGAGCCGGTTGCCCTGCCTGCCGCAGACAAGCCTGAAACCGCCCTGCCTGCCATCGTATCAGATGAGGATGAGAGCGTCCCGCTGTCTGTTTCCGCTTCACGTCCTGAGGTCCCAGCTGTAACGCCCGTTCCGGGGAATGCGTCATCGCCTTCTGAAACACCAGTTAATGACACCCCCCGGCATGAAGTTCAGCCGGATATGTACGGTGCCGCGCCGGTCATTTCAGGTGAGGGCGGGGAGGTCAGCGGGCTGGTTACTTTCTCTGAAGGACATGGAGAAGAGGACAACAGTGAAGACGGCCTGCTTTCCCTGCTGACACCTGAGCCTGAAGTGGTCACCCGGGATGATGCGCCGCTCATTAATGACAGCCTCTGGCATGTGCCGGCCCATCAGGACGATATCGAACACCTGCAGAATACCGCTTTTCGTCTGGCATGGGAGCTGGGGGAAGTCCTGGGTTGTGAAGATGAAATTTTGCCGCAACGCGACAGCGATATATCCGCCGGTTACGGCGCGGCAGGTGAGGTGTGTTCTGAGGCGGCCGCATTCCTGCTGGGCCTGACCGGCGATGCGCCTGCAGTGCATCCGGCAGCCGGTGTCTGTGACCTGGCGGTGCTTTTCACCGGCGGGCCGGGGGAGCGAGAAACCCCCGCACTCAACGATGATGATGCCATGAAGCTGCTGCGCCTGATGCGTGTGATGCGCCGTCTGCGGGAGCTGCAGCGCGGCGTGAAGCCTGAAGAGGAGAAGACTGATGAATAA
- a CDS encoding helix-turn-helix transcriptional regulator: protein MKVSPYQGVHLTANEARVLFFILKGMKRKKIADVMNMSLMSYDYYLRNIKLKFHTN from the coding sequence ATGAAAGTGTCCCCCTATCAGGGGGTGCATCTTACTGCTAATGAGGCCAGGGTGCTTTTCTTTATTCTAAAGGGGATGAAAAGGAAAAAAATTGCAGATGTGATGAATATGTCGCTTATGAGCTATGACTATTATTTGCGGAACATCAAATTGAAATTCCATACTAACTGA
- a CDS encoding DUF2786 domain-containing protein, with protein sequence MNNPQRQLRLLNLVRKLLELGRSNSNPHEAGLALQRAQKLMSRYGITELDAGLSSVREVSSCTAPSEAEKIPEWMVSMVWGVCHAFGCRAYYSWRQTSAGSRRAVTFYGFSEKPEIAAYAFDVLTRQLKDATTSYLKTQNRRLKLATRRARAEQFRDGWVCGVREVISAADLSREEQQVMSHWLESRSMKTVTTRELKACRGADTARYQGYEAGQNARLHQGVSGRSPAAIGYRED encoded by the coding sequence ATGAATAACCCACAGCGACAGCTGCGGCTGCTGAATCTGGTCAGAAAGCTGCTGGAGCTGGGCCGCAGCAACAGCAATCCCCATGAGGCCGGTCTGGCACTACAGCGGGCACAAAAGCTGATGTCTCGGTATGGCATCACCGAACTTGATGCCGGCCTGTCATCCGTGCGGGAAGTCTCTTCCTGCACGGCCCCGTCAGAGGCTGAAAAAATCCCGGAATGGATGGTGAGCATGGTGTGGGGTGTCTGTCATGCCTTTGGCTGCCGCGCGTATTACTCATGGCGTCAGACATCTGCCGGGTCTCGCCGCGCCGTGACCTTTTACGGGTTCAGTGAAAAACCGGAGATAGCGGCGTATGCCTTTGATGTGCTGACGCGCCAGCTCAAGGATGCCACAACGTCTTATCTCAAAACCCAGAACAGGCGTCTTAAGCTGGCCACGCGCCGGGCGAGAGCGGAACAGTTCCGCGACGGCTGGGTATGCGGGGTGCGTGAGGTGATATCGGCGGCTGACCTCAGCCGCGAAGAGCAGCAGGTGATGAGCCACTGGCTGGAAAGCCGCAGTATGAAAACCGTCACAACCCGTGAGCTGAAAGCGTGTCGCGGGGCAGATACAGCACGTTATCAGGGGTACGAGGCCGGGCAGAATGCCCGTCTTCATCAGGGTGTCAGCGGCCGGAGTCCGGCAGCCATCGGTTACCGTGAGGATTAA
- a CDS encoding LacI family DNA-binding transcriptional regulator, translating to MVTMLDVAKRAGVSKATVSRVLAGHNYVSKTVRDRVMSTVEEMGYRPNVHARSLATNRSDSIGLMVPNTLYNGPFFSELLFQVATLTEQLGSQLILADGKHNAEQEREAIQFLLDTRCDAVIVYPRYLSVEDIDALLPTISKPLVVLNRRLQHYPQYAVCADHYSDTFEAVSWLIGQGHREIAFIKGMENSATGQSRLAGYLSALEKHQIAVNDALILAGCWTPESGKIAATALLNRKVAFSAIVASNDDMAMGAANALHAQGINVPGDVSLLSFDNIPVASYFIPALTTVHVPVNEMVASALMQLTNMLDGQNVEALPLIRGKLMQRESVGKGPYYSG from the coding sequence ATGGTAACGATGTTGGATGTGGCTAAACGCGCGGGCGTGTCGAAAGCGACCGTTTCTCGCGTGCTGGCGGGTCATAATTATGTTTCAAAAACCGTGCGTGACAGAGTGATGTCAACCGTCGAGGAAATGGGCTACCGGCCTAATGTCCATGCCCGGAGCCTGGCAACCAATCGCTCTGACAGTATCGGTCTGATGGTGCCTAATACCTTGTATAACGGTCCCTTTTTTAGCGAGCTGCTGTTTCAGGTCGCGACGCTCACCGAGCAGCTTGGCTCACAGCTGATCCTCGCCGATGGTAAGCACAATGCCGAGCAGGAGCGCGAGGCCATTCAGTTTCTGCTGGATACGCGTTGTGATGCCGTCATCGTCTATCCGCGCTATCTGAGCGTTGAAGATATTGATGCTTTACTGCCAACCATTTCTAAGCCGTTGGTGGTGCTTAACCGGCGGCTGCAACACTATCCGCAGTATGCAGTCTGTGCCGATCATTACAGTGATACTTTTGAAGCCGTCAGCTGGTTAATCGGGCAGGGGCACCGGGAAATTGCCTTTATTAAAGGAATGGAAAACTCCGCCACCGGCCAGAGTCGCCTTGCCGGCTATCTGTCAGCTCTGGAAAAACATCAGATTGCCGTTAATGATGCGCTGATCCTGGCAGGCTGCTGGACACCTGAAAGCGGAAAGATTGCGGCCACAGCATTATTGAACCGCAAAGTGGCTTTTTCCGCGATTGTCGCCAGTAATGATGATATGGCGATGGGCGCGGCGAACGCGCTTCATGCTCAGGGAATAAACGTGCCTGGTGACGTATCGTTACTCAGCTTTGATAATATTCCTGTCGCATCCTACTTTATTCCTGCGCTAACGACCGTACACGTCCCGGTAAACGAAATGGTCGCCAGTGCGCTAATGCAGCTGACAAATATGCTGGATGGGCAGAATGTTGAGGCGCTTCCGCTGATTCGCGGAAAGCTGATGCAAAGAGAGTCGGTGGGAAAGGGACCCTATTATTCAGGCTGA